ATCCATTGCAGACTCTCTCTCCATYCAAATGGATACATTTTGAAATGGATACTATTTACAAGACATGCAAACAGAAACCAAGAGCATCYAGACTGCTGTCAAGTTCTTCATGATTCATTTtgctacaaaaacacacacaacacaaaagaaCAAACAAGAATGAACACAAACATTCAACAATACATTATGTACAGCTCAAGACAAAAGTGATCAAACTACTTATTATCAATGATATCATTATTTAGTACATTTCAGCACTTTTACTGTGATTTGATCCTCTTAAGTAGCCATAYCTCTCTTACCRctcactctctcccccccagGATGGCAGATCAGGTGGTGGTACCTGACGTAGCTCAGAACATGTCCTGGGTGGAGAACTACTGGCCAGATGACTCCTTCTTCCCCAAGCCCTTTGTCCAGAAGTACTGCCTCATGGGGGTCAAGAACAGCTACACTGACTTCCACATAGACTTCGGGGGCACCTCTGTGTGGTACCACGTTCTCTGGGTGAGTGGGTGTTAGTTACATGTCCTACATGTACACTAGGCTATCAAATCCTAGCAGTGCGCAAAGTGCAGTTTGGCAAGTCAATGAAATCAGCTCTGTCCACAACATTTGGTGATAAATCGATGGCCTGGCTCGCTCTTTGGCATTCCCCTCACCACTTGTAATGCGCGCTGACATTTAATCAAGTATGTTTGTACATGGGRGGKCTATTTAGAGCAATCTAGGCTGATTGGTACCCTGGCAGAAGTTCACCTCRGCAGTACATTTCGTCGTTGGCAAGCTCCAGGGGGAATTCTGTCCCCGCCGTGGTAATAAATTATCCCTYCAAYGGCAACAAAGTAACCAACCGCTGCTAATCACAAACTATGCKTTGTgttcatggtgacatcaccaggctggCAGGCAAGCACTCTCCTTAGCTATAGAAGCAATGTGCAGCTCAGCTTGTGAAAAAGAGGGCTGGGAAATGcaccttaaatggaagaaaaaaatccCCTGGTGTGAAAGTAAAACACATCTGTGTGTCTCTGAAATGAAACATATTTTGCAGGCATCTCAGTGCTCCTAATTTTATAGTCACATTGTGATGCCTCTTGGGTTAAAATGCTTTATTTTTTATGAACTCTCGttaactctctctactctctttgtGTTTCCAGGGTGAGAAGATATTCTACATGATCAAGCCGACCCAGGCCAACCTTGCACTATACGAGGCGTGGAGCTCCTCTCCCAACCAGAGTGAGGTGTTCTTCGGGGACAAGGTGGACAAATGCTACAAGTGTGTTGTGCAGCAAGGAACCACGCTGCTCATccccacaggtgtgtgtgtcacaggaggaaggtggtaccttaattggagaggacggAATAGGTggcatggtatcaaatacatggaaaccatgtgtttgataccatcctatttgctccattccagccattattattagcagtcctccccttagcagcctccactggggagtgtgtgtgtgtgagcgcaagCATTTGGTCTTTATTTGCCTTCTCTTGTAACAGGCCATGTATTTAGTTTTCCTGAAGAGCTAAACAGCTTACATTAGGCTTGTGTTAATGGAACCATAGTGTAGATGAAGAGAGGTTACCACTGACGATGTAGACTGGCCCTGTGAGCGTGTGACACAGAAACCCCTCTGGAATTAGACTGTGTCCCTAAAATACCTTTTCCACTGTGTCCTTAAATACCTCTCTCACACGCCTGCTTTTGGTGATGTATAAATAGACTATCTGGTAGTCTTGTCTGCCCCTCCCTAGAGAAACCTGTTGATATCCTCAAAGTAGACAAACAAAACAGTCTAGTTTCCCAGGGTGCCTGCCTGGAAAATGACTCCCTTTTTTAAAACACTGATGACATGTCATTGCCAAGTGAATTTGGAAAAGCAATCTTTGCTCAGCAACAGCCTAGACATTAGACACACCCGTCTATATTGTCGTAACACAATAGGAAGTTCCCTAATGGAACAACAGCACCAGTAATGTCGTGAAAGCGACCATATTAGAAGCTCTTGGGCCTACTTTATCCTCAGCYAAGCCTCTGCTATAGCATGTGACTTGTAATTCACCTCTCACATTCYACCCCATGTCTTGATGACGTAAYGCGTCTMGAGAGCCATGAARGGGCGACYGCAGTAAGCAGAACCTCATGGTTAACACACGCTCCTTGTTCTCATTAACTACAGATGGCTTTTAGAGTGGTTTCACTCATGTCCTTTAGTGATTTATCCCCATCTCACCGTCTCCGTTATCACCACAAGGATCCTTCCATAAGCTTACCTAATGGGGGGGTCGTATTTCATTTGTAGAACACAGGATTCCATGTTTTTTTGTCTGGAGATCACCTGAGGATGATGTAAAACTATACAGGGTatgtaattggttcagaacagCAATAGTGTGCAACTCAACAGACTTCACAAGTTCAGGGTATCCATACATTTCTGTGTCAATACTCCCATAGGAACAAGAAGAAAACCCACATGTTTTAAAATGCTCCCAAAGTTGTATACCTTCAGTAAAGGTTAAGGACTGCCTGGACTGCCAGCTGTGTTTTCTCCAGGGGGTTAAGGGGGTGTGGAGAGGTGGGATAGAGATTTGGGGAGGGGGTAGAGCACAACATACTTGGCCGCTCAACCGCGGTAACCCCGTAACCGCATCAGTGCCTGCAGTATCAGTGCTGCGTCACCGCCGTCTCTGCTTTCTGTTATCTCCGGAGGTATAAAGAGCACTGCTTTATCTTTACCAGGTCAGGCAGGCCTGATATGACCCTGTATGTTTGTGTTATCAGGTCAGTTTGTGTgcgaacagtgtgtgtgtcagttttattcaggttggtgtttgtgtgtcacaTACCAGGTTTACATCCAACTGTTTTATGCTAGTAAAGTAGATGTCAGAGAGGGAATGTTGGAAACATTTGTCTAAACTTTCCAATtgtcaaaacaaaatacgctggacaaggtgggatctttttgtgtcgatAAAATGAATAATGTTATAGAACTGCctttttatgcgcaaatattgatataataaccatcatatggaagtaaacttggagtcacgcgatgatatggtgtgtggtcctcccactactctcatgaaagcatgcagtttattaggctacagattaaataaKTTATGATGAACTTACTCAGGGAGGTGAAAGTGCAWGGTGATGAACTTGATGCTTTTTTCCAATGaatatcaagggtcttattctggtgacatgatgatcaatgcttggctgCTGATTTGACAAATACAACACCTGGCCAGTGTCCTTGTATTACCACAGTCAGTGAGTCAAAcattgactgtgtttgtgtgtgctgcccTCTGCAGGATGGATCCATGCCGTCCTCACCTCTCAGGATTGCATGGCGTTCGGAGGCAACTTCCTCCACAACCTCAACATTGRCATGCAGCTCAGGTGTTACGAGATGGAGCRTCGTCTGAAGACTCCAGACCTCTTCAAGTTTCCCTACTTTGAGGCTATCTGCTGGTATGTGGCCAAGAACCTGCTGGAGACCCTGAAAGGTGAGTGAAGCTGTAAAATCCACATAACCCAATAAATATATTGTagtaattttttttctctcacaagcATCATAACAAATATAATGCCTTTSTKCTCTTTCTCAGAGTTGCGAGAAGACAATTGTCCGCCTCAGACCTACCTAGTGGAGGGAGTGAAAGCTTTAATCAGTCCACTGAAAACCTGGctgaagagagaggtgaggggcaCAGAATGAAATGGAACATTTGTGTTATTTTTCCATTGTATCTGTGGGTGAAGGTCCTGGCTTCACCTTCTCTATACTGCACCTGACTCTGTTGGCTGATGAATATCTAGACTGATTGGTTTATCTCCCAGCTGAGCTCTGATGGAAGGGGGTGGGGGTCATAGGGGTTTCCCCTGGATCTGATGACACTGTGCCAGKGGTGGAAACAGAGCCTCTCTGTTCAACTCCaccctaattgtgtgtgtggaacaTTGTCACTGCAGGTTACGGAGCCCACCAGCGAGGTCCCGGACCATATCAGGCCCAACCGTCTCATTAAAGAGCTGACCAAGGAAATCCGCTACCTGGAGGTAAGGTCTGGGGTCACAGGGGGAAGGGCCTGAGGAGCATCACCTTTGTGTAGGTGGAAGAGCACTCAATCTGAGGGGCTGTATGAGAAGTGCTTCTAATTAATCTGTCACTGATGTGATGGATTTGTTGCACCTTATTTGTAACTGGCAATCTTTCTCTTGCGACTTCCTTGTTTATAGACGTAGATTAGATTTAAATATTGAGGTTGTGTTCAAAGCCCTCCCTCTAAtggtgttatgttgtgtgtgttccaACAGGAAGACCAGGGCAGCAGTGGTGGCACCAACAAGCCAGTGAAATCTCAGGGAAGCGGTGGAGGCCAGTGTCTGGCCATGCGCTCCACGCTGGAGAGGGTGTGCCCGGCCCGTCAGGCGCGGCGGGCAGCCCGGAGGCTCCGGGAGCAGCAGGAGCAGGGCCCTAAGGTTCCCTCTAACCTGGAGATCCTGGAGCTGCACACCAGAGAGGTGCTCAGGAGGCTRGAGGTGGGCCCtctggaggaggtgagaggaacATGTCAAACTCCCACAACGCAAAACTAGAATGTCATACGCTCTCTGGCATATGTCACATTTAAATGCCTTGTTATTATTGGAAATAATCATTAGATCAATCAATAAACCACATTTAGTATTTTCCGTGCATTACTCCTACCGAAAGCAATACTGTTCCCATGCTATAGAGAGTAATACAATTCAATAGAAAAGTCTGACACCTGTGTTAAATGAGTCCTataactctctgtctctaccacagGACCCTACCTTCTGTCCCCCGGTGCATGGGAAGTTCAACATGGTGTCCACTGCCTCTGCCGCTGCCGCTGAGAACCCAGACACACACCTGCGTCTCACGCTGCACAACGGACGGATCATCCGAGACGCGAGGAGACCAGGTAGTAGCACGGCTAGCAGCCCAGTGAAGGTGGAGAGTGAGAGGTCGTCCGTGGGCCAActgaagagcagagaggagatgaagacAGAGTCAGACCAGCAACAGCAGCACAGCActatgggaggggaggagaaaccAGGCCACCTCGGTAAGTCATGATGCTGAAGCAGTTcacgagagggagagatagagagatatatatatatatattgtacattgtatgatttataaTCTGACTCAACTTTGTCAGTTTATTGCCCTCATTGTCCCAGACACACCATGCTTTCTAAAGGGTCATGTTGTTGACACAGACTAGGTCTAGTAACCTGTTGACTTGGACACAGAGAGGGAATGGTTCCTACCATTATCTGTGGTTAATGATGTCTGTTTGCCGTCCCAGGGGGTATTGAGAGGGTTAAGACTGAACTCAGGGAAGAAGCCTCAGGACACTCCGATGTGTCGGACATGGACTCGGACAGTGATTCCAACACACAGGTACCTGATATTAACATGGTCTACCCCCACTGTGGTTTTGTCAGTGAGAACATAGCACTTAACACTGTCTGTTGTGTATCATCCCTCAAccagtttctcttctctctccctctctgcagcaaAACACCTCTTCTGAGGAAGATTCAGGAAGCTCCCAGAGTGAAGATGAGGAGAGGGGCTCATCCCAGAGGGCCGCGGGGCACACCATAGAGCTAGACCAGACAGACTTGAACCTCcggcacaaacacaaacaactcaAAAGGTGGGTGGTCTGACCTGTTGTGCGTGAGCAAGCTAAAACACAGCTCCTGTTATTGGAATCACAAAAATATTTTAGCAATTGAGTTATTTATTAAGGGATAATTTCTTGTAGAAGTGTCTAGAAGTTCACGCCATCGGTTTAGTAA
This DNA window, taken from Salvelinus sp. IW2-2015 unplaced genomic scaffold, ASM291031v2 Un_scaffold2918, whole genome shotgun sequence, encodes the following:
- the LOC111955724 gene encoding lysine-specific demethylase 7B encodes the protein MAAAPLYCVCRQSYDVSRFMIECDLCNDWFHGSCVQVEEHHAVDIDVYHCPNCEPQHGPSLMKKRNNWHRHDYTEQDDGTKPVQAGTSVFVKELQNRTFASGDEILQWMPGEQVTQRHLESHGWLYPIAVSNMEGLGLRLPQPSFSVKDVEQVVGGDKVIDVIDVARQADSKMKLKEFIKYYYKPHRPKVLNVISLEFSDTKMADQVVVPDVAQNMSWVENYWPDDSFFPKPFVQKYCLMGVKNSYTDFHIDFGGTSVWYHVLWGEKIFYMIKPTQANLALYEAWSSSPNQSEVFFGDKVDKCYKCVVQQGTTLLIPTGWIHAVLTSQDCMAFGGNFLHNLNIXMQLRCYEMEXRLKTPDLFKFPYFEAICWYVAKNLLETLKELREDNCPPQTYLVEGVKALISPLKTWLKREVTEPTSEVPDHIRPNRLIKELTKEIRYLEEDQGSSGGTNKPVKSQGSGGGQCLAMRSTLERVCPARQARRAARRLREQQEQGPKVPSNLEILELHTREVLRRLEVGPLEEDPTFCPPVHGKFNMVSTASAAAAENPDTHLRLTLHNGRIIRDARRPGSSTASSPVKVESERSSVGQLKSREEMKTESDQQQQHSTMGGEEKPGHLGGIERVKTELREEASGHSDVSDMDSDSDSNTQQNTSSEEDSGSSQSEDEERGSSQRAAGHTIELDQTDLNLRHKHKQLKRERPTSPSTEEAIQGMLSMAGLLCPSKPDEVATSQEPWWSSQSRCSPERREQHQRRVAGDKSPMDSQGNSSSEAWDNQGPLSLGALSHNASPEADNYQYCDPSMSPPLHPSKRHASNSPPVSNQATKGKRPKKGMATAKQRLGKILKMNRHNGVFV